One segment of Paenibacillus sp. FSL R7-0337 DNA contains the following:
- the clpP gene encoding ATP-dependent Clp endopeptidase proteolytic subunit ClpP → MSYIPMVVEQSNRGERAYDIYSRLLKDRIIFLGTEVNDVVANSIIAQMLFLAAEDPDKDIHLYVNSPGGSITAGMAIFDTMQYIKPDVSTICVGMAASMGAFLLNAGAKGKRFALPNSEIMIHQPLGGAQGQASDIEIRARRIIKLREKLNRILSERTGQPLEKIEKDTDRDYFMSAADAAEYGIVDKVIEKTLPTGV, encoded by the coding sequence GTGAGTTATATTCCTATGGTAGTAGAACAGAGCAACCGCGGTGAGCGCGCTTATGACATCTATTCCCGCCTGCTGAAGGACCGCATCATTTTCCTTGGAACGGAGGTTAATGACGTGGTAGCCAATTCCATCATCGCACAAATGCTCTTCCTGGCTGCCGAGGACCCGGATAAGGATATTCACCTGTATGTGAACAGCCCAGGCGGTTCCATCACAGCGGGTATGGCAATCTTTGATACAATGCAATACATTAAGCCGGATGTATCTACCATCTGTGTAGGTATGGCCGCTTCTATGGGAGCATTCCTGCTGAACGCCGGTGCCAAGGGCAAGCGTTTCGCCCTGCCGAACAGCGAGATCATGATTCACCAGCCGCTAGGCGGTGCCCAGGGCCAGGCTTCGGATATCGAGATCCGCGCCCGCCGCATCATCAAGCTGCGTGAGAAGCTGAACCGCATCCTGTCCGAGCGTACAGGCCAGCCGCTGGAGAAGATCGAGAAGGATACCGACCGCGATTACTTCATGAGTGCTGCAGACGCTGCCGAATATGGTATCGTGGACAAGGTAATTGAGAAGACTTTGCCGACAGGCGTATAA
- a CDS encoding sugar-binding domain-containing protein yields the protein MRNLLEIQKQLLPDLMETLKRRYTILHQIMLSDIIGRRTLAASLDMTERVLRAETDLLKSQGLIEIESVGMRISDAGRGLLDLLEPVAKSLFGLDDLEEKIRTTYGLTKVIVVPGDCETSPFTKRELGRAGSKALLSVLRSDDTIAVTGGSTLAEMADQLTPPLSLSYKNAWVVPARGGLGESMEIQANTIASTMAKRIGANYRLLHVPDLLSGDAYQSLAQDSNIGEIVQIIRRSRIIVHGIGDAIEMTHRRKLDSGTISEIQGEGAVAESFGYYFNEDGEVVHTMLTMGLRLEDIIRTEVVIGIAGGKRKAKAIHAMLRFGQEDILVIDEAAAVEIGKEIDTQLQKVL from the coding sequence ATGCGTAATTTATTGGAAATCCAAAAGCAGCTTCTGCCTGATCTCATGGAAACCCTTAAGAGACGGTATACGATTCTACATCAGATCATGCTGTCAGATATTATTGGGCGCAGGACGTTAGCCGCATCGCTTGATATGACTGAGCGGGTGCTGCGCGCCGAGACGGATCTTCTGAAATCGCAGGGGCTCATTGAGATCGAGAGCGTCGGTATGCGCATTAGCGATGCCGGTCGCGGACTGCTTGACCTGCTGGAGCCGGTCGCCAAGAGCCTATTCGGCCTGGATGATCTGGAAGAGAAAATTCGTACTACGTACGGTCTCACCAAAGTCATTGTGGTGCCTGGCGATTGTGAGACATCGCCCTTCACCAAGCGTGAACTGGGGCGCGCAGGCTCCAAGGCACTGCTCAGCGTACTGCGCAGTGACGACACGATTGCCGTCACAGGCGGATCAACCCTGGCCGAGATGGCCGATCAGCTGACCCCGCCGCTATCCCTTTCCTATAAGAACGCCTGGGTTGTTCCGGCGCGCGGAGGACTGGGAGAGAGCATGGAGATACAGGCCAACACCATAGCTTCAACCATGGCCAAACGGATTGGCGCCAATTACCGTCTGCTGCATGTGCCCGATCTGCTTAGCGGAGACGCCTATCAGTCGCTTGCGCAGGACTCTAATATTGGAGAGATTGTACAAATTATCCGCAGATCGCGTATTATTGTACATGGAATAGGTGATGCCATTGAAATGACCCACCGCCGCAAGCTGGACTCCGGGACAATCTCAGAGATTCAGGGCGAGGGTGCTGTAGCCGAGTCCTTCGGATACTATTTCAATGAGGACGGCGAAGTGGTTCACACTATGCTGACCATGGGGCTGCGCCTGGAAGACATTATCCGAACCGAAGTCGTTATCGGCATTGCCGGAGGCAAACGCAAGGCGAAGGCTATTCATGCGATGCTGCGGTTCGGGCAAGAGGATATTCTCGTCATCGACGAGGCGGCGGCTGTCGAAATTGGCAAGGAAATCGACACACAGCTACAAAAGGTCCTATAG
- the gap gene encoding type I glyceraldehyde-3-phosphate dehydrogenase, whose amino-acid sequence MSVKVGINGFGRIGRLAFRRIQNVEGIEVVAINDLTDAKMLAHLLKYDTTQGKFQGDVEVHDGFFKVNGKDVKVLANRNPEELPWGELGVDIVLECTGFFTTKEAAEKHLKGGAKKVVISAPATGDMKTVVYNVNDDILDGSETVISGASCTTNCLAPMAKVLNDKFGIIEGLMTTIHAYTGDQNTLDAPHAKGDFRRARAAAENIIPNTTGAAKAIGLVIPELKGKLDGAAQRVPVATGSLTELVTVLDKSVTVEEINAAMKEASDPETYGYTEDEIVSSDIKGMTFGSLFDATQTKVLTVGDKQLVKTVAWYDNEMSYTAQLVRTLEKFAKLAK is encoded by the coding sequence ATGAGTGTAAAAGTTGGTATTAACGGTTTTGGACGTATTGGACGCCTTGCATTCCGCCGTATTCAAAATGTAGAAGGTATCGAAGTGGTAGCAATCAATGACTTGACTGACGCTAAGATGCTTGCTCATTTGCTTAAATATGATACAACTCAAGGTAAATTCCAAGGCGATGTTGAAGTGCATGACGGCTTCTTCAAAGTTAACGGTAAAGATGTTAAGGTTCTGGCGAACCGCAACCCTGAAGAACTTCCTTGGGGAGAGCTTGGCGTTGATATCGTTCTGGAATGTACTGGTTTCTTCACAACTAAAGAAGCCGCTGAGAAGCACCTGAAAGGCGGAGCTAAGAAAGTAGTTATTTCCGCTCCTGCTACAGGCGACATGAAAACTGTTGTGTACAACGTTAACGATGACATCCTTGACGGTTCCGAAACAGTAATCTCCGGTGCATCTTGCACAACGAACTGCCTGGCTCCTATGGCCAAAGTCCTGAACGACAAGTTCGGTATCATCGAAGGTCTGATGACTACTATCCACGCTTACACAGGTGACCAGAATACTCTTGATGCTCCACACGCAAAAGGCGACTTCAGACGCGCCCGCGCTGCTGCTGAGAACATCATCCCTAACACTACCGGTGCTGCTAAAGCCATCGGCCTGGTTATTCCAGAACTGAAGGGCAAACTTGACGGTGCAGCACAACGTGTGCCTGTAGCTACAGGTTCCCTGACTGAGCTGGTTACTGTTCTGGACAAGAGCGTAACCGTTGAAGAAATCAATGCAGCCATGAAAGAAGCTTCTGACCCAGAAACTTATGGCTACACTGAAGATGAAATCGTATCTTCCGACATCAAGGGTATGACTTTCGGTTCCCTGTTCGATGCAACTCAGACTAAAGTACTGACTGTTGGCGACAAACAGCTGGTTAAAACTGTTGCTTGGTATGACAATGAAATGTCCTATACTGCACAGCTGGTTCGTACTTTGGAGAAATTCGCTAAGCTTGCTAAATAA
- a CDS encoding phosphoglycerate kinase, translating into MNKKSVRDVEVKGKRVFVRVDFNVPVEDGKITDDTRIRETLPTIKYLIENGAKVILASHMGRPKGEFVDSMRLTSAAVRLSELLGKPVAKADEAIGEAVKAKIAELNDGDVLVLENVRFYKGEEKNDPELAKQFAELADLFVNDAFGAAHRAHASTEGIAHFLPAVSGLLMEKELSVLGKALSNPERPFTAIIGGSKVKDKIDVIDNLLNLADNVLIGGGLSYTFTKAQGFEIGKSLVDNDKIDAALGFIEKAKKLGKNFVLPVDVVVADKFGADANTKIVDVTEIPADWEGLDIGPKTREIYADIIKNSKLVVWNGPMGVFEIDKFAEGTIAVAQACATTEGYTVIGGGDSAAAAEKFHLADQMDHISTGGGASLEFMEGKALPGVEALNDK; encoded by the coding sequence ATGAACAAAAAAAGTGTCCGTGATGTAGAAGTAAAAGGCAAACGCGTATTCGTGCGTGTAGATTTCAATGTGCCAGTGGAAGACGGCAAGATCACTGATGATACCCGTATCCGCGAAACCCTTCCAACAATTAAATACCTGATTGAGAACGGTGCAAAGGTCATTCTGGCCAGCCATATGGGCCGTCCTAAAGGCGAATTCGTCGATTCCATGCGGTTGACTTCCGCTGCAGTCCGTTTGTCTGAATTGCTCGGCAAACCGGTAGCCAAGGCTGATGAGGCCATCGGCGAAGCGGTAAAAGCGAAAATTGCTGAGCTGAACGATGGCGATGTGCTTGTGCTTGAGAATGTCCGTTTCTACAAAGGCGAAGAGAAGAATGATCCTGAACTGGCTAAGCAGTTCGCTGAACTGGCTGACCTGTTCGTCAATGACGCATTCGGCGCAGCTCACCGTGCCCATGCTTCGACAGAAGGAATCGCTCACTTCCTGCCTGCAGTATCCGGTCTTCTGATGGAGAAGGAATTGTCCGTCCTCGGCAAGGCTCTTTCTAACCCGGAACGTCCTTTCACTGCCATCATCGGCGGTTCCAAGGTTAAAGACAAGATTGACGTTATCGACAACCTGCTGAATCTGGCTGACAATGTACTGATTGGCGGCGGCCTCTCTTACACGTTCACCAAGGCTCAAGGTTTCGAAATCGGTAAATCCCTGGTAGACAACGACAAGATTGATGCAGCACTTGGATTCATTGAGAAGGCCAAGAAGCTGGGCAAGAACTTCGTGCTTCCGGTTGACGTTGTAGTCGCTGACAAGTTCGGTGCAGATGCCAACACCAAGATTGTAGATGTAACCGAGATTCCTGCAGACTGGGAAGGTCTGGACATCGGTCCTAAGACTCGTGAAATCTATGCCGATATTATCAAAAACTCCAAGCTGGTTGTATGGAATGGACCTATGGGCGTATTTGAAATCGATAAATTTGCTGAAGGTACTATTGCCGTAGCTCAGGCTTGTGCAACTACTGAAGGCTACACAGTTATCGGCGGCGGAGATTCCGCAGCAGCTGCTGAGAAATTCCACCTCGCAGACCAGATGGATCACATCTCCACTGGCGGCGGCGCATCGCTCGAGTTCATGGAAGGCAAGGCTCTTCCAGGTGTAGAAGCACTGAACGACAAGTAA
- the tpiA gene encoding triose-phosphate isomerase — MSRTPIIAGNWKMFKTVPEAEGFIAEIKGQAEVAGVETVICAPFTNLPALVAAVQGTTIKIGAQNLHFEDNGAYTGEISGVMLKDLGVEYVIIGHSERRAYFGETDEIVNKKMHAAFRHGITPIVCVGEKLEEREADQTKDVCKVQTEAAFAGLSAEQAASVVIAYEPIWAIGTGKSSTSQDANEVIAYIRTLVKGLYDEATAEAVRIQYGGSVKPENVTEYMSQSDIDGALVGGASLQPASFVSLVEGAK, encoded by the coding sequence ATGAGTAGAACACCTATTATTGCAGGCAACTGGAAAATGTTCAAAACCGTTCCGGAAGCTGAAGGCTTCATCGCTGAAATTAAAGGCCAGGCAGAAGTGGCAGGTGTAGAGACTGTTATCTGCGCGCCATTCACTAACCTGCCAGCACTGGTTGCAGCGGTACAAGGCACCACCATCAAGATTGGTGCACAGAACCTGCACTTTGAAGATAACGGCGCTTATACAGGTGAGATCAGCGGCGTAATGCTGAAGGATCTTGGTGTAGAGTATGTTATTATCGGTCACTCCGAACGCCGTGCTTATTTCGGTGAGACGGACGAAATCGTCAACAAAAAAATGCATGCGGCATTCCGTCACGGCATTACTCCAATTGTCTGCGTAGGCGAAAAGCTTGAAGAGCGTGAAGCTGATCAGACTAAGGACGTATGTAAGGTTCAGACTGAAGCGGCATTTGCCGGTCTTAGCGCAGAGCAGGCAGCAAGCGTAGTTATCGCTTACGAGCCAATCTGGGCGATTGGTACAGGTAAATCCTCCACTTCCCAGGACGCCAATGAAGTTATTGCTTATATCCGTACCCTTGTTAAAGGTCTGTACGATGAAGCAACAGCTGAAGCAGTACGTATCCAATACGGCGGCAGCGTGAAGCCTGAGAATGTAACGGAGTACATGAGTCAAAGCGACATCGACGGCGCTCTTGTCGGCGGTGCCAGCCTGCAGCCTGCTTCCTTCGTTTCACTCGTTGAGGGGGCGAAGTAA
- the gpmI gene encoding 2,3-bisphosphoglycerate-independent phosphoglycerate mutase: MSAPRPVALIIMDGFGLRNTDEGNAVAQANKPNYDRYLKQYPNTTLTACGEAVGLPEGQMGNSEVGHLNIGAGRIVYQDLTRIDKSIRDGEFFENETLVAAVRSAKSTGKKLHLYALVSDGGVHSHINHLFAMLDLAKKEDLHEVYIHAFMDGRDVPPDSGQKFIQDLVAKIEEVGVGTIATVSGRYFAMDRDKRWDRVEKAYRAMVYGEGPKYTDALQAITASYQNSVFDEFVEPSVIVDSQNNPVATVESGDSVIFLNFRPDRAIQLSQVFTNSDFRGFDRGPKFPQGLHFVCLTTFSETVQGFVAYSPKNLDNTLGEVLVQQNKKQLRIAETEKYPHVTFFFSGGRDEELPGETRILINSPKVATYDLQPEMSAYEVAAACVAEIEADRQDAIILNFANPDMVGHSGMLEPTIKAVEVTDECVGKVVDAVVAKGGVAIIIADHGNADMVFDENGRPFTAHTTNPVPFIVTTEDVVLREAGILADVAPTILDLMGLPQPAEMTGQSMIASRK; encoded by the coding sequence ATGTCAGCTCCAAGACCTGTAGCACTGATTATCATGGACGGCTTCGGACTGCGGAACACGGATGAAGGCAACGCTGTTGCCCAAGCCAACAAGCCGAACTACGACCGTTACCTGAAGCAATATCCGAATACTACGCTTACCGCTTGCGGCGAAGCTGTAGGTCTGCCGGAAGGCCAAATGGGTAACTCTGAAGTAGGACACCTTAACATTGGTGCCGGCCGGATTGTATACCAGGACCTGACCCGTATCGACAAGTCGATACGCGACGGAGAATTCTTTGAGAACGAAACGCTGGTGGCTGCTGTAAGAAGCGCTAAATCAACCGGCAAAAAGCTTCACCTCTATGCCCTGGTATCCGATGGCGGCGTACACAGCCACATCAATCACCTGTTCGCCATGCTCGATCTGGCCAAAAAAGAAGATCTGCATGAAGTCTATATTCATGCCTTCATGGATGGCCGTGACGTACCTCCCGACAGTGGACAGAAGTTCATTCAGGATCTGGTCGCCAAGATTGAAGAGGTTGGCGTAGGAACGATTGCTACGGTATCCGGACGCTATTTCGCGATGGACCGTGACAAACGCTGGGACCGTGTAGAGAAGGCTTACCGTGCAATGGTATATGGCGAAGGCCCTAAATATACCGATGCCCTTCAGGCCATCACTGCATCCTACCAGAATTCTGTGTTCGATGAATTCGTGGAGCCAAGTGTAATTGTGGACAGCCAGAACAACCCGGTAGCGACAGTGGAGAGCGGCGATTCTGTCATTTTCCTTAACTTCCGTCCTGACCGTGCGATCCAGCTGTCACAAGTGTTCACAAACTCGGATTTCCGCGGCTTCGACCGTGGTCCTAAGTTCCCGCAAGGCCTGCACTTCGTATGCCTGACTACCTTCAGTGAGACCGTTCAAGGCTTCGTGGCGTACTCCCCGAAGAACCTGGACAACACGCTCGGTGAAGTGCTGGTTCAGCAGAACAAGAAGCAGCTGCGTATTGCGGAGACAGAGAAGTATCCGCATGTGACCTTCTTCTTCAGCGGCGGACGCGACGAGGAGCTTCCTGGTGAGACCCGCATCCTGATCAACTCGCCCAAAGTGGCAACCTATGATCTGCAGCCTGAGATGAGCGCATACGAAGTGGCGGCGGCCTGCGTAGCGGAGATCGAAGCGGATAGACAAGATGCCATTATCCTGAACTTTGCTAACCCTGATATGGTAGGACACTCCGGCATGCTGGAGCCTACGATTAAGGCAGTTGAAGTTACGGACGAGTGCGTAGGCAAAGTTGTGGATGCTGTGGTTGCCAAGGGCGGCGTTGCTATTATCATTGCCGACCACGGGAATGCGGATATGGTATTCGATGAGAACGGACGTCCGTTCACAGCCCATACCACCAACCCGGTTCCATTCATCGTTACCACTGAAGATGTAGTTCTGCGTGAAGCTGGTATTCTCGCAGATGTGGCACCGACGATCCTGGATCTGATGGGACTTCCGCAGCCTGCGGAAATGACCGGACAATCCATGATTGCCAGCCGCAAATAA
- the eno gene encoding phosphopyruvate hydratase — translation MTIISDVYAREVLDSRGNPTVEVDVYLESGAKGRAIVPSGASTGAHEAVELRDGDKSRYMGKGVLKAVENVNEIIAPEVIGMDALDQVGIDKLMITLDGTHNKGKLGANAILAVSMAVARAAATALDIPLYVYLGGFNAKTLPVPMMNIINGGEHADNNIDVQEFMVLPVGASSFKEALRTGAEIFHNLKSVLQSKGLNTAVGDEGGFAPNLGSNEEAITTIIEAIEKAGYKPGVDVFLGMDVASTEFYKDGKYTLAGEGKSYTSAEYVDLLASWVEKYPIITIEDGMSEDDWDGWKLLTEKLGDKVQLVGDDLFVTNTERLATGIEKGIGNSILVKVNQIGTLTETFDAIEMAKRAGYTAVISHRSGESEDSTIADIAVATNAGQIKTGAPSRTDRVAKYNQLLRIEDELGELAQYNGLKSFYNLKR, via the coding sequence ATGACTATTATTTCTGATGTGTATGCACGCGAAGTCCTTGACTCCCGTGGTAACCCTACTGTAGAGGTTGACGTATATCTGGAGTCCGGTGCAAAAGGCCGCGCTATCGTTCCTTCCGGCGCTTCCACTGGTGCTCATGAAGCTGTAGAGCTTCGTGACGGCGACAAATCCCGTTACATGGGTAAAGGCGTTCTGAAAGCTGTTGAGAACGTAAACGAAATTATCGCTCCAGAAGTAATCGGGATGGACGCTCTTGACCAAGTGGGCATCGACAAGCTGATGATCACTTTGGACGGAACTCACAACAAAGGTAAGCTGGGCGCTAACGCAATCCTGGCTGTATCCATGGCCGTAGCACGCGCTGCTGCAACTGCTCTGGACATTCCTTTGTATGTATACCTAGGCGGATTCAACGCCAAGACTCTTCCAGTACCAATGATGAACATCATCAACGGTGGTGAGCATGCCGATAACAACATCGACGTTCAAGAGTTCATGGTTCTTCCAGTAGGGGCTTCAAGCTTCAAGGAAGCTCTGCGTACAGGTGCGGAAATCTTCCACAACCTGAAATCCGTACTGCAATCCAAAGGCCTGAACACAGCTGTTGGCGACGAAGGCGGTTTCGCACCGAACCTGGGTTCCAATGAAGAAGCGATCACTACAATCATCGAAGCTATCGAAAAAGCCGGTTACAAGCCAGGCGTTGACGTATTCCTCGGTATGGACGTAGCTTCCACTGAGTTCTACAAAGATGGTAAATACACACTTGCAGGCGAAGGTAAATCTTACACTTCCGCTGAGTATGTTGACCTGCTTGCTTCATGGGTTGAGAAGTACCCAATCATCACAATCGAAGACGGTATGTCCGAAGATGACTGGGATGGCTGGAAATTGCTTACTGAAAAATTGGGCGATAAAGTACAGTTGGTTGGTGACGACCTGTTCGTTACGAACACTGAGCGTCTGGCAACAGGTATCGAAAAAGGTATCGGTAACTCCATCCTGGTTAAGGTTAACCAGATTGGTACACTGACTGAAACCTTCGATGCGATTGAAATGGCGAAACGTGCCGGTTACACAGCTGTAATCTCCCACCGTTCCGGTGAGTCCGAAGACAGCACTATCGCTGACATCGCTGTAGCAACCAACGCTGGCCAGATCAAGACTGGTGCTCCTTCCCGTACAGACCGTGTGGCTAAATACAACCAACTGCTTCGCATCGAAGACGAGCTGGGTGAATTGGCTCAATACAATGGCCTGAAATCCTTCTACAACCTCAAAAGATAA
- the secG gene encoding preprotein translocase subunit SecG yields MDIFLKVVLLIFAVGLIAVVLLQKGKSAGLSGAISGGAEHLFGKTKARGMELVLQRVTVGLAAGFFIMSIVVAIVVE; encoded by the coding sequence ATGGATATCTTTTTGAAAGTGGTGCTTCTGATTTTTGCCGTAGGTCTGATTGCGGTCGTTCTTCTGCAAAAAGGGAAAAGTGCAGGTCTTTCCGGTGCCATCTCCGGCGGTGCTGAGCATCTCTTCGGTAAAACAAAGGCACGCGGTATGGAGCTTGTGCTGCAGCGTGTAACAGTTGGTCTGGCAGCTGGATTCTTCATCATGTCAATTGTTGTTGCCATTGTTGTTGAATAA
- the rnr gene encoding ribonuclease R, translating into MITQEILLDFMRETAYKPLTYEELVSHFAVEDSADFKAFEALLIDLEKDGRIILTRSSRYGVPERMDLLRGRLQVHAKGFAFLIPDNREHPDVYIHANDLKGAMNGDIVLIRITSKSPSGGRMEGEVERILIRGVSQTVGVFQSLETYGFVLPDDKRINRDIFIPRESFKGAVDGEKVVVRIVNYPEGRAAAEGEIIEILGHKDDPGVDILSVIRKHQLPEAFPAEVMTEAEQAPDSITDEEIIEQGRRDLRGLNIVTIDGADAKDLDDAVNVERLENGHYKLGVHIADVGYYVREGSELDKEAYDRGCSVYLVDRVIPMLPHRLSNGICSLNPQVDRLTMSCEMEFDEQMKVVKHDVFTSVIRTKERMTYSDVRKIVEDEDPELLGRYAPLIGDFRLMKVLAMKLRDARMRRGAVDFDFEESKIIVDEAGKAIDIVKRERSVAEQIIEEFMLVANETVAEHFHWLKVPFLYRIHEDPDPEKLQNFMAFAANFGYHVKGRGNSVHPRALQDLLEQIQGTKEQTVISTMMLRSMKQAKYDAESTGHFGLAAEFYSHFTSPIRRYPDLVIHRVMREVLENGGALSEKRHEYLASRMPDIAQQSSERERVAVEAERDTEQLKKAEFMQDKVGEEFEAMISSVTSFGMFIELDNTVEGLIRLSALTDDYYHFDEAHMALIGERTSKVFRIGDEVKIRVAKVNMDDHTIDFELVDMKPRAAGDHRSYGGRGGKGGRPGAGGISKPFAGKAGGGKGRGGKGKPGSAAAGGKNGAGKKKGGASGGSFGAAGKGKGGAADGFGGAVAEPRPDGAAAWDIAGAAGSGRKRGRGPEAAARRGLAAAGAAGGAKADRRGEAGGSGAPREGGRGRGAEAGGGAGGRGIAFGFGSGKGGYGAPSGGGSEQAGGELRGVDAGTRFRSREDLGAEGRGAAPEGKGRRKKKGGVFISPSVTPGNGESAGQAGPDTGEKSGRRKRKKKPKA; encoded by the coding sequence ATGATAACACAGGAAATCTTACTTGATTTCATGCGGGAGACCGCTTATAAACCACTAACTTATGAAGAACTGGTGAGCCATTTCGCCGTGGAGGATAGTGCCGATTTTAAAGCCTTTGAGGCTCTATTAATTGACCTGGAAAAGGACGGCCGGATCATTTTGACCCGGAGCAGCCGCTATGGTGTGCCTGAGCGGATGGATTTGCTGCGCGGACGGCTGCAGGTACATGCGAAGGGCTTTGCTTTTCTGATTCCCGATAACCGGGAGCACCCGGATGTGTATATCCACGCGAATGATCTGAAGGGTGCAATGAACGGCGATATCGTCTTGATCCGTATTACCTCGAAGAGCCCGTCCGGCGGGCGCATGGAAGGCGAAGTGGAACGGATTCTGATCAGAGGCGTGTCGCAGACGGTGGGTGTCTTCCAGAGCCTGGAGACCTATGGCTTCGTGCTGCCTGACGATAAGCGGATTAACCGGGATATTTTCATCCCCAGGGAGTCTTTCAAGGGTGCGGTTGACGGGGAAAAGGTGGTTGTCCGCATTGTGAACTATCCGGAGGGCCGTGCTGCGGCTGAGGGCGAGATTATTGAGATCCTTGGCCATAAGGATGATCCGGGCGTGGATATTCTGTCGGTGATCCGTAAGCATCAGCTTCCGGAGGCTTTTCCGGCTGAGGTGATGACGGAAGCAGAGCAGGCGCCGGATTCGATCACAGATGAAGAGATTATCGAGCAGGGGCGGCGTGATCTGCGCGGGCTCAATATCGTAACGATTGACGGCGCGGATGCCAAGGATCTGGATGATGCGGTCAACGTAGAGCGTCTGGAGAATGGTCATTATAAGCTGGGCGTTCATATTGCTGACGTAGGCTATTATGTGCGTGAAGGCTCTGAGCTAGACAAGGAAGCCTATGACCGCGGTTGTAGTGTGTACCTGGTGGACCGTGTCATTCCGATGCTTCCGCACCGGCTGTCGAACGGTATCTGCAGCTTGAATCCGCAGGTTGACCGTCTGACGATGTCCTGTGAAATGGAATTTGACGAGCAGATGAAGGTCGTGAAGCACGATGTCTTCACCAGTGTCATCCGCACGAAGGAGAGAATGACCTACTCTGACGTACGGAAGATTGTCGAGGATGAAGATCCTGAGCTGCTGGGGCGTTATGCTCCGCTAATCGGGGATTTCCGGCTGATGAAGGTGCTGGCGATGAAGCTGCGCGATGCCCGGATGCGGCGCGGGGCGGTGGATTTCGATTTTGAAGAGAGCAAAATTATTGTAGATGAGGCCGGTAAGGCTATCGATATTGTAAAACGTGAACGCTCTGTGGCAGAGCAGATTATTGAAGAGTTCATGCTGGTCGCTAATGAGACGGTGGCAGAACATTTCCACTGGCTGAAGGTTCCGTTCCTGTACCGGATTCATGAAGACCCGGACCCGGAGAAGCTGCAGAACTTCATGGCTTTTGCGGCTAACTTCGGTTACCACGTGAAGGGCCGTGGGAATTCGGTTCACCCGCGTGCGCTCCAGGATCTGCTGGAGCAGATTCAGGGAACGAAGGAGCAGACGGTGATCAGCACGATGATGCTGCGCTCCATGAAGCAGGCGAAGTATGATGCCGAGAGTACCGGGCACTTCGGGCTGGCAGCGGAGTTCTATTCCCACTTCACCTCACCGATCCGCCGTTATCCCGATCTGGTCATTCACCGCGTTATGCGTGAGGTCCTTGAGAATGGAGGAGCGCTGAGCGAGAAGCGCCACGAATACCTGGCCTCCCGGATGCCGGATATTGCCCAGCAGTCCTCGGAGCGTGAGCGTGTAGCTGTTGAAGCCGAGCGAGATACCGAGCAGCTGAAGAAAGCGGAGTTCATGCAGGACAAGGTCGGCGAGGAATTCGAAGCCATGATCAGCAGCGTGACCAGCTTCGGGATGTTCATTGAGCTGGATAATACGGTCGAAGGTCTCATTCGCCTCAGTGCGCTGACGGATGATTACTACCACTTCGATGAAGCTCATATGGCGCTGATCGGCGAGCGTACCTCCAAGGTCTTCCGCATCGGCGATGAAGTGAAGATCCGCGTGGCCAAGGTCAATATGGATGACCACACCATTGACTTCGAGCTGGTTGATATGAAGCCGCGCGCGGCGGGAGATCACCGGAGCTACGGTGGACGGGGCGGCAAAGGCGGCCGTCCGGGCGCTGGAGGCATCAGCAAGCCGTTCGCCGGTAAGGCTGGAGGCGGCAAGGGGCGTGGCGGTAAAGGCAAGCCCGGCAGTGCTGCTGCCGGAGGCAAGAACGGCGCCGGCAAGAAGAAGGGCGGCGCCTCGGGCGGCAGCTTCGGCGCTGCCGGTAAGGGCAAGGGCGGTGCGGCCGATGGCTTCGGCGGCGCTGTAGCCGAGCCACGCCCGGATGGAGCGGCGGCGTGGGACATCGCCGGCGCAGCAGGCAGCGGCCGCAAGCGTGGCCGCGGGCCGGAGGCGGCAGCACGGCGCGGTCTTGCCGCCGCAGGCGCAGCAGGCGGGGCGAAGGCGGACCGCCGGGGCGAAGCCGGCGGGTCTGGCGCTCCGCGCGAGGGCGGCAGAGGCCGCGGCGCGGAGGCCGGTGGCGGTGCCGGGGGACGCGGCATCGCGTTCGGCTTTGGCTCGGGCAAGGGCGGCTACGGCGCGCCGAGCGGTGGCGGGTCTGAGCAGGCGGGCGGTGAGCTGCGCGGCGTAGACGCGGGCACACGGTTCCGCAGCCGCGAGGACCTCGGGGCCGAAGGGCGCGGTGCAGCGCCGGAGGGCAAGGGCCGCCGCAAGAAGAAAGGCGGCGTGTTCATTAGCCCCTCCGTGACGCCAGGCAACGGGGAGTCCGCAGGCCAGGCAGGACCCGATACTGGCGAGAAGAGTGGGCGCCGTAAGCGTAAGAAGAAACCTAAGGCGTAG